In Candidatus Defluviilinea proxima, a single genomic region encodes these proteins:
- a CDS encoding iron ABC transporter permease, which produces MLLLSLGIGSVFIPPTEVWRALSGVSTNDTFRTILWDIRLPRTLLIAMVGAALAGSGASYQGLFRNPLADPFLIGAASGAGLGAIMAMSIKWPYTTLGLLAVPLVAFITSLLTVYIVYTFAHVGGTVPTTNLILAGVAVSSFATSLTSFLMLRSTDEVRRAIGWLLGGVSLVGWDVTLVLIPYLAVGLTTLVLSGYSLNLLQFGDDQAKQMGLDVRRTKVIIILAASLVTAAAVSFAGIIGFVGLVVPHVVRMWWGVDYRRIIPLSILGGASVLLFADVFSRIIIAPQELPVGIVTSLAGAPFFLWVLRRAKNQGLW; this is translated from the coding sequence ATGCTCCTCTTAAGTTTGGGGATCGGTTCCGTATTCATTCCTCCAACGGAAGTTTGGCGGGCGTTGAGCGGTGTCTCGACCAATGATACATTCCGCACCATTTTGTGGGATATCCGTTTGCCTCGCACATTGTTGATCGCAATGGTAGGCGCGGCATTGGCAGGGAGTGGCGCATCCTATCAGGGACTCTTCCGCAACCCACTGGCCGATCCTTTTTTGATCGGCGCAGCTTCAGGCGCAGGCTTGGGTGCGATCATGGCGATGTCGATCAAATGGCCCTATACAACACTAGGATTGCTGGCCGTGCCGCTGGTGGCGTTCATCACCAGTCTATTGACCGTGTACATCGTTTACACCTTTGCCCATGTAGGTGGCACAGTGCCCACCACCAACTTGATCCTGGCGGGTGTGGCAGTTTCATCCTTCGCTACATCGCTAACATCATTTCTAATGCTTCGCTCCACCGACGAAGTGCGTCGTGCCATTGGATGGTTATTGGGAGGTGTGAGTCTGGTCGGCTGGGATGTAACGCTCGTCCTCATTCCCTATCTTGCCGTTGGCCTGACAACATTGGTCTTAAGCGGCTACTCCTTGAATCTTCTACAATTTGGCGATGACCAGGCCAAGCAAATGGGATTGGATGTAAGGCGCACCAAGGTCATTATTATTCTGGCGGCATCACTGGTCACAGCCGCTGCCGTATCGTTCGCGGGCATCATCGGCTTCGTGGGGTTGGTCGTTCCGCATGTTGTGCGCATGTGGTGGGGCGTGGACTATCGCCGCATCATTCCTCTTAGCATTCTCGGAGGCGCCTCTGTGTTGTTATTTGCAGACGTGTTCTCCCGCATCATCATCGCACCGCAAGAGTTGCCCGTGGGTATTGTCACTTCACTGGCAGGCGCGCCGTTCTTTTTGTGGGTGTTGCGACGCGCAAAGAATCAAGGCTTGTGGTGA
- the cobO gene encoding cob(I)yrinic acid a,c-diamide adenosyltransferase has protein sequence MKKGLLIVNTGDGKGKSTAAFGMVLRAWGRDFRICVIQFIKAETGQWGEIKAAKKLGIEWHATGDGFTWTSKDMNETIARAHHGWEIAKEKISSGNYDLIVLDEFTYTLTYNWLDTNEVLDWLRLNRPSNLHLVITGRSAPDALIQQADLVSEVTPIKHPFDQGIVAQAGVEF, from the coding sequence ATGAAAAAAGGATTACTGATCGTCAATACAGGTGACGGCAAAGGAAAATCCACCGCCGCCTTTGGTATGGTTTTACGAGCATGGGGGCGCGACTTCCGCATCTGTGTCATTCAATTCATCAAAGCAGAAACCGGTCAATGGGGCGAGATCAAAGCCGCAAAAAAGCTCGGCATCGAATGGCACGCCACAGGCGATGGCTTCACATGGACATCCAAAGATATGAATGAAACCATTGCGCGGGCACATCACGGTTGGGAGATCGCAAAAGAAAAAATTTCCAGCGGGAACTATGACTTGATCGTGCTGGATGAATTCACCTACACACTGACTTACAACTGGCTCGACACAAATGAAGTGCTGGACTGGCTCCGCCTCAATCGCCCATCGAACCTGCATCTTGTTATCACCGGCCGTTCTGCCCCTGACGCCTTGATCCAACAAGCTGACCTCGTCAGCGAGGTCACTCCGATCAAACATCCCTTTGACCAGGGTATCGTCGCACAAGCTGGTGTTGAATTTTAA